A portion of the Bifidobacterium bifidum ATCC 29521 = JCM 1255 = DSM 20456 genome contains these proteins:
- a CDS encoding YbhB/YbcL family Raf kinase inhibitor-like protein produces the protein MKISADFTVMPDDFAKAAAPEYRTDGVPVISFPFYIDEIDPAARYLHWAFTDPDSIPVCGFEWIHWTVANLPIDALMYDFNDSHALQIPPDFSRQLPSMIPETVQGRTSAASKLVGSTNPQVTMRYNGPQPPDKDHDYSLHVWGTAKPLPGLNQGFWLNELFHALRDIDHVTDQGVMFITGKA, from the coding sequence ATGAAGATTTCCGCTGACTTCACGGTGATGCCCGACGACTTCGCCAAAGCCGCCGCGCCCGAATACCGCACCGACGGCGTGCCCGTCATCTCCTTCCCGTTCTATATCGACGAGATCGATCCCGCCGCCCGGTACCTGCACTGGGCGTTCACCGACCCCGACTCCATCCCGGTCTGCGGATTCGAATGGATTCACTGGACGGTCGCGAATCTGCCCATCGACGCGCTGATGTACGACTTCAACGATTCCCATGCACTGCAGATTCCGCCGGACTTCTCCCGGCAGCTGCCCTCCATGATTCCCGAGACCGTGCAGGGCCGCACGTCGGCCGCGAGCAAGCTGGTCGGCAGCACGAATCCGCAGGTGACGATGCGCTACAACGGGCCCCAGCCGCCCGACAAGGACCACGACTATTCGCTGCACGTGTGGGGCACCGCGAAGCCGTTGCCGGGTCTGAACCAAGGATTCTGGCTCAACGAGCTGTTCCACGCGCTGCGTGACATCGACCACGTCACCGATCAGGGTGTGATGTTCATCACCGGAAAAGCCTGA
- a CDS encoding glycosyl hydrolase family 95 catalytic domain-containing protein translates to MKHRAMSSRLMPLVASCATVGMLLAGLPASAVAVGTTRAAASDASSSTTATITPSADTTLQTWTSEKNSSMASKPYIGTLQGPSQGVFGEKFESTDAADTTDLKTGLLTFDLSAYDHAPDSATFEMTYLGYRGNPTATDTDTIKVTPVDTTVCTNNATDCGANVATGATKPKFSINDSSFVAESKPFEYGTTVYAGDAITVVPANTKKVTVDVTEIVRQQFAEGKKVITLAVGETKKTEVRFASSEGTTSLNGATADMAPKLTVSVSTKDDLKPSADTTLQAWASEKNEKKNTAAYVGALQPEGDYGDFGEKFKSTDVSDVTDAKMGLMTFDLSDYTAAPEHSILTLTYLGYAGADKTATATDKVKVVAVDTSRCTGTAPCDTNNATWANRPDFEVTDTTKTATSHAFAYGSKKYSDGMTVESGNAKKVLLDVTDIIKAEFAKFSAGATEKKITLALGELNKSDMRFGSKEVTSLTGATEAMQPTLSVTKKPKAYTLSIEGPTKVKYQKGEAFDKAGLVVKATSTADGTVKTLTEGNGEDNYTIDTSAFDSASIGVYPITVKYNKDPEIAASFNAYVIASVEDGGDGDTSKDDWLWYKQPASQTDATATAGGNYGNPDNNRWQQTTLPFGNGKIGGTVWGEVSRERVTFNEETLWTGGPGSSTSYNGGNNETKGQNGATLRALNKQLANGAETVNPGNLTGGENAAEQGNYLNWGDIYLDYGFNDTTVTEYRRDLNLSKGKADVTFKHDGVTYTREYFASNPDNVMVARLTASKAGKLNFNVSMPTNTNYSKTGETTTVKGDTLTVKGALGNNGLLYNSQIKVVLDNGEGTLSEGSDGASLKVSDAKAVTLYIAAATDYKQKYPSYRTGETAAEVNTRVAKVVQDAANKGYTAVKKAHIADHSAIYDRVKIDLGQSGHSSDGAVATDALLKAYQRGSATTAQKRELETLVYKYGRYLTIGSSRENSQLPSNLQGIWSVTAGDNAHGNTPWGSDFHMNVNLQMNYWPTYSANMGELAEPLIEYVEGLVKPGRVTAKVYAGAETTNPETTPIGEGEGYMAHTENTAYGWTAPGQSFSWGWSPAAVPWILQNVYEAYEYSGDPALLDRVYALLKEESHFYVNYMLHKAGSSSGDRLTTGVAYSPEQGPLGTDGNTYESSLVWQMLNDAIEAAKAKGDPDGLVGDTTDCSTDNWAKGDNGNFADANANRSWSCAKSLLKPIEVGNSGQIKEWYFEGALGKKKDGSAISGYQADNQHRHMSHLLGLFPGDLITIDNSEYMEAAKTSLRYRCFKGNVLQSNTGWAIGQRINSWARTGDGNTTYQLVELQLKNAMYANLFDYHAPFQIDGNFGNTSGVDEMLLQSNSTFTDTDGKKYVNYTNILPALPDAWADGSVSGLVARGNFTVGTTWKNGKATEVKLTSNKGKQAAVKITAGGAQNYEVKNGDTAVNAKVVTNADGASLLVFDTTAGTTYTITKKASANVPVTGVTVTGANTATAGDTVTLTATVAPANATDKSVTWSTSDAAVATVNANGVVTTKKAGKVTITATSNGDKTKFGSIEITVSAATVPVTSVTVAGDAAMTVDGEQTLTATVAPANATDKTVTWKSSDATVATVDANGKVVAKKAGEVTITATAGGVSGTLKITVSDKAPTVIPVQSVTVTGKQELVEGASTTLTATVAPADATDKTVTWKSSDESVATVDKDGVVTAKKAGTVTITATAGGVSGTLHITVTAKPVETVPVTSVEVTVEAGTTVSVGKTLQATATVKPGNATNKKVTWKSSDESIATVDANGVITAKKAGKVVITATSTDGTDKSGSVEITVADETKPTPDHKSVKADTGDVTAGKTGTVTEPKDVAGWKSRSIIKQGKLGKAEIADGTLVYAAGDKTGDDSFVVQYTMADDTVIDVTYSVTVKAAETGKNDGDGKGDGVAKAGAAVGALAGLGLMLLAVGVSVVMIRRKHSA, encoded by the coding sequence ATGAAACATAGAGCGATGTCATCGCGTCTGATGCCACTGGTGGCGTCCTGCGCGACGGTCGGCATGCTGCTGGCCGGACTACCTGCGTCGGCCGTCGCGGTCGGCACGACGAGAGCGGCAGCGTCCGACGCCTCGTCCTCCACCACAGCAACCATCACCCCCTCCGCCGATACCACGTTGCAGACGTGGACGAGCGAGAAGAATTCCTCAATGGCGTCCAAGCCGTACATCGGCACACTGCAAGGGCCCTCGCAAGGCGTGTTCGGCGAGAAGTTCGAGTCCACGGATGCCGCGGACACCACCGATCTGAAGACCGGCCTGCTGACGTTCGACCTGAGTGCCTACGACCATGCCCCCGATTCCGCAACGTTCGAGATGACGTACCTCGGCTACCGCGGCAACCCGACGGCCACCGACACCGACACCATCAAGGTGACCCCCGTCGACACCACCGTGTGCACCAATAACGCCACAGACTGCGGCGCGAATGTCGCGACCGGCGCGACCAAGCCGAAGTTCAGCATCAACGACTCCTCATTCGTCGCCGAGTCCAAGCCGTTCGAGTACGGTACGACGGTTTACGCGGGCGACGCCATCACCGTGGTTCCCGCCAATACCAAGAAGGTCACCGTAGATGTGACCGAAATCGTGCGCCAGCAGTTCGCCGAAGGCAAGAAGGTCATCACCCTGGCCGTGGGCGAGACCAAGAAGACCGAGGTTCGTTTCGCCAGTTCCGAAGGCACGACGTCCCTGAACGGCGCGACCGCAGACATGGCTCCGAAGCTGACCGTTTCCGTGTCCACCAAGGACGATCTCAAGCCCTCCGCCGACACCACGTTGCAGGCATGGGCCAGCGAGAAGAACGAGAAGAAGAACACTGCGGCCTATGTCGGCGCGCTGCAGCCGGAAGGCGATTACGGCGACTTCGGTGAGAAGTTCAAGTCCACCGACGTCAGTGATGTCACAGACGCCAAGATGGGTCTGATGACGTTCGACCTGTCCGATTACACCGCGGCGCCCGAGCACTCCATCCTCACCTTGACGTATCTGGGCTACGCCGGTGCAGACAAGACCGCCACGGCCACCGATAAGGTCAAGGTGGTCGCTGTTGACACGTCGCGGTGCACCGGCACCGCTCCCTGCGACACCAACAATGCCACGTGGGCGAACCGCCCGGACTTCGAGGTGACCGATACCACGAAGACCGCGACGTCCCATGCGTTCGCTTATGGATCTAAGAAGTATTCCGATGGCATGACCGTCGAATCGGGCAACGCCAAGAAGGTTCTGCTCGACGTGACCGACATCATCAAGGCAGAGTTCGCCAAGTTCAGCGCCGGCGCCACCGAGAAGAAGATCACGCTGGCCCTGGGCGAGCTCAACAAGTCCGACATGCGTTTCGGCAGCAAGGAAGTCACCTCGCTGACCGGCGCCACCGAGGCCATGCAGCCGACCTTGTCCGTCACCAAGAAGCCGAAGGCATACACGCTGAGCATCGAAGGCCCGACCAAGGTCAAGTACCAGAAGGGCGAGGCGTTCGACAAGGCCGGACTCGTGGTCAAGGCCACCAGCACGGCCGACGGCACGGTCAAGACGCTGACCGAAGGCAACGGTGAGGATAACTACACCATCGACACCAGCGCTTTCGATAGTGCCAGCATCGGCGTATACCCTATTACCGTGAAGTACAACAAGGACCCCGAAATCGCCGCTTCGTTCAACGCCTATGTCATCGCCAGTGTTGAGGACGGCGGAGACGGCGACACCAGCAAAGACGACTGGCTGTGGTACAAGCAGCCCGCGTCGCAGACTGACGCCACCGCCACCGCCGGCGGCAATTACGGCAACCCCGACAACAACCGTTGGCAGCAGACCACCTTGCCGTTCGGCAACGGCAAGATCGGCGGCACCGTCTGGGGCGAGGTCAGCCGTGAACGCGTCACCTTCAACGAGGAGACGCTGTGGACCGGCGGCCCCGGATCCTCGACCAGCTACAACGGCGGCAACAACGAGACCAAGGGTCAGAACGGCGCCACGCTGCGCGCGCTCAACAAGCAGCTCGCGAACGGCGCCGAGACGGTCAATCCCGGCAACCTGACCGGCGGCGAGAACGCGGCCGAGCAGGGCAACTACCTGAACTGGGGCGACATCTACCTCGACTACGGGTTCAACGACACGACCGTCACCGAATACCGCCGCGACCTGAACCTGAGCAAGGGCAAGGCCGACGTCACGTTCAAGCATGACGGCGTCACCTACACGCGCGAATACTTCGCGTCGAACCCCGACAATGTCATGGTCGCCCGCCTCACGGCCAGCAAAGCCGGCAAGCTGAACTTCAACGTCAGCATGCCGACCAACACGAACTACTCCAAGACCGGCGAAACCACGACGGTCAAGGGTGACACGCTCACCGTCAAGGGCGCTCTCGGCAACAACGGCCTGCTGTACAACTCGCAGATCAAGGTCGTCCTCGACAACGGTGAGGGCACGCTCTCCGAAGGCTCCGACGGCGCTTCGCTGAAGGTCTCCGACGCGAAGGCGGTCACGCTGTACATCGCCGCCGCGACGGACTACAAGCAGAAGTATCCGTCCTACCGCACCGGCGAAACCGCCGCCGAGGTGAATACCCGCGTCGCCAAGGTCGTGCAGGACGCCGCCAACAAGGGCTACACCGCCGTCAAGAAAGCGCACATCGCCGATCATTCCGCCATCTACGACCGCGTGAAGATCGATTTGGGCCAGTCCGGCCACAGCTCCGACGGCGCCGTCGCCACCGACGCGCTGCTCAAGGCGTACCAGAGGGGCTCCGCAACCACCGCGCAGAAGCGCGAGCTGGAGACGCTGGTGTACAAGTACGGCCGCTACCTGACCATCGGCTCCTCCCGTGAGAACAGTCAGCTGCCCAGCAACCTGCAGGGCATCTGGTCGGTCACCGCGGGCGACAACGCCCACGGCAACACGCCTTGGGGCTCCGACTTCCACATGAACGTGAACCTCCAGATGAACTACTGGCCGACCTATTCGGCCAACATGGGAGAGCTCGCCGAGCCGCTCATCGAGTATGTGGAGGGTCTGGTCAAGCCCGGCCGTGTGACCGCCAAGGTCTACGCGGGCGCGGAGACGACGAACCCCGAGACCACGCCGATCGGCGAGGGCGAGGGCTACATGGCCCACACCGAGAACACCGCCTACGGCTGGACCGCACCCGGTCAATCGTTCTCGTGGGGTTGGAGCCCGGCCGCCGTGCCGTGGATCCTGCAGAACGTGTACGAGGCGTACGAGTACTCCGGCGACCCTGCCCTGCTTGATCGCGTGTACGCGCTGCTCAAGGAGGAATCGCACTTCTACGTCAACTACATGCTGCACAAGGCCGGCTCCAGCTCCGGTGACCGCCTGACCACCGGCGTCGCGTACTCGCCCGAACAGGGCCCGCTGGGCACCGACGGCAACACGTACGAGAGCTCGCTCGTGTGGCAGATGCTCAACGACGCCATCGAGGCGGCCAAGGCCAAGGGAGATCCGGACGGTCTGGTCGGCGATACCACCGACTGCTCGACCGACAACTGGGCCAAGGGCGACAACGGCAATTTCGCCGATGCGAACGCCAACCGTTCCTGGAGCTGCGCCAAGAGCCTGCTCAAGCCGATCGAGGTCGGCAACTCCGGCCAGATCAAGGAATGGTACTTCGAAGGTGCGCTCGGCAAGAAGAAGGATGGATCCGCCATCAGCGGCTACCAGGCGGACAACCAGCACCGTCACATGTCCCACCTGCTTGGACTGTTCCCCGGTGATTTGATCACCATCGACAACTCCGAGTACATGGAGGCGGCCAAGACCTCGCTGAGGTACCGCTGCTTCAAGGGCAACGTGCTGCAGTCCAACACCGGCTGGGCCATTGGCCAGCGCATCAATTCGTGGGCTCGCACCGGCGACGGCAACACCACGTACCAGCTGGTCGAGCTGCAGCTCAAGAACGCGATGTATGCAAACCTGTTCGATTACCATGCGCCGTTCCAGATCGACGGCAACTTCGGCAACACCTCCGGTGTCGACGAAATGCTGCTGCAGTCCAACTCCACCTTCACCGACACCGACGGCAAGAAGTACGTGAACTACACGAACATCCTGCCCGCCCTGCCCGACGCCTGGGCGGACGGCTCGGTGAGCGGCCTCGTGGCCCGCGGCAACTTCACCGTCGGCACGACCTGGAAGAACGGCAAGGCCACCGAAGTCAAGCTGACCTCCAACAAGGGCAAGCAGGCGGCCGTCAAGATCACCGCCGGCGGCGCCCAGAACTACGAGGTCAAGAACGGTGACACCGCCGTGAACGCCAAGGTCGTGACCAACGCGGACGGCGCCTCGCTGCTCGTGTTCGATACCACCGCAGGCACCACGTACACGATCACGAAGAAGGCGAGCGCCAACGTGCCCGTCACCGGCGTGACCGTGACCGGCGCCAACACCGCCACCGCAGGCGACACCGTCACTCTGACGGCGACCGTCGCCCCGGCCAATGCGACCGACAAGTCCGTCACCTGGTCGACCTCCGACGCCGCCGTAGCTACGGTCAACGCCAACGGCGTGGTGACCACGAAGAAGGCCGGCAAGGTGACCATCACCGCCACGTCGAACGGCGACAAGACGAAGTTCGGTTCCATCGAGATCACCGTCTCCGCCGCGACCGTGCCCGTCACCAGCGTCACCGTTGCCGGCGACGCCGCGATGACCGTCGATGGAGAGCAGACCCTGACGGCGACCGTCGCCCCGGCCAATGCGACCGACAAGACGGTCACGTGGAAGTCCTCCGACGCCACTGTGGCGACGGTTGACGCCAACGGCAAGGTCGTCGCGAAGAAGGCCGGCGAAGTGACGATCACCGCCACGGCCGGTGGCGTGTCCGGCACGCTGAAGATCACGGTGAGCGACAAGGCCCCGACCGTCATCCCGGTCCAGTCCGTGACCGTGACAGGCAAGCAGGAGCTCGTCGAAGGCGCCTCCACGACCCTGACGGCGACCGTCGCCCCGGCTGACGCGACCGACAAGACGGTCACGTGGAAGTCGAGCGACGAGTCCGTCGCCACGGTCGACAAGGACGGCGTCGTGACCGCCAAGAAGGCCGGCACGGTGACCATCACCGCCACGGCCGGTGGCGTGTCCGGCACGCTCCACATCACCGTGACGGCCAAGCCCGTCGAGACCGTCCCCGTCACCAGCGTGGAGGTCACCGTCGAGGCCGGCACCACCGTCTCCGTCGGCAAGACACTCCAGGCCACCGCGACCGTCAAGCCCGGCAACGCCACCAACAAGAAGGTGACGTGGAAGTCGAGCGACGAATCCATCGCGACGGTCGACGCCAACGGCGTCATCACCGCGAAGAAGGCCGGCAAGGTCGTCATCACGGCCACCTCGACCGACGGCACGGACAAGTCCGGCAGCGTCGAGATCACCGTCGCGGATGAGACCAAGCCGACGCCCGACCACAAGTCCGTCAAGGCCGATACCGGCGACGTGACCGCCGGCAAGACCGGTACGGTCACCGAGCCGAAGGACGTGGCGGGCTGGAAGAGCCGCTCCATCATCAAGCAAGGCAAGCTCGGCAAGGCCGAAATCGCCGACGGCACGCTCGTGTATGCGGCCGGCGACAAGACCGGTGACGACAGCTTCGTCGTGCAGTACACGATGGCCGACGACACGGTCATCGACGTGACCTACAGCGTCACGGTCAAGGCCGCCGAAACCGGCAAGAACGACGGCGACGGCAAGGGCGACGGTGTCGCGAAGGCCGGCGCCGCCGTCGGCGCGCTCGCCGGCCTCGGCTTGATGCTGCTCGCCGTCGGAGTGAGCGTGGTGATGATTCGCCGCAAGCACTCCGCCTGA
- a CDS encoding formate--tetrahydrofolate ligase, which yields MTTIEEFTSQYGLVKKIDAFGFMKYLHDNPDAPRKHGKVVLVTADTPLKASRGEGKTTTTIALIDALRARGIDATAVLRQPSMGITAAGSKGGASGGGKASLTHPELIDWGLCGEMAAIAAAQNLLVSFAEKAVDEGRIDTILVPRVSEVPSRSLRSITVDAGKNNVAEKVVLTPTSELMQIVVLSRSMDEIGERVAAMIAGTKDGEPVKFGDFIDLWRITDMLADAVKPALTETVNGSPVYVHGGPFANVSIGIPTLVSVELACALHDVVIVEAGYGTDAGAQKWLDIACREYGAQWPSAAVVVTRASTWRDDPELAWRYPFHVDRLEKLDIPAFPLVNLWDGEDDQIPELRETAARLELRDPIIGNLYRDGGEGLSDQIDAFVDVLSNASMPSKHDSHKGMALLENVKWVAENAYGVPASRVLLKDGFLDSLGAADDLCKAAGMSLDDLALVAVKSPATMTDNDRAPEDERTVTLKKVEVHAGAGLVHVNLTTSLTTPMPKIV from the coding sequence ATGACTACTATCGAGGAGTTCACCAGCCAGTACGGGCTGGTCAAGAAGATCGACGCCTTCGGGTTTATGAAGTACCTGCACGACAATCCCGACGCGCCGCGCAAGCACGGCAAGGTCGTGCTCGTCACCGCCGATACGCCGCTCAAGGCGTCGCGCGGCGAGGGCAAGACCACGACGACGATCGCGCTGATCGATGCGCTGCGGGCTCGCGGCATCGACGCGACCGCCGTGCTGCGCCAGCCGAGCATGGGCATCACCGCCGCCGGTTCCAAAGGCGGTGCCTCGGGCGGCGGCAAGGCTTCGCTGACCCACCCCGAGCTCATCGACTGGGGCCTGTGCGGTGAGATGGCCGCCATCGCCGCCGCGCAGAACCTGCTCGTCTCCTTCGCCGAGAAGGCTGTGGACGAGGGACGTATCGACACGATCCTCGTGCCGCGCGTCTCCGAAGTGCCGTCCCGCTCGCTGCGTTCCATCACCGTGGACGCGGGCAAGAACAACGTCGCCGAGAAGGTCGTGCTCACCCCGACGTCCGAGCTGATGCAGATCGTCGTGCTGTCCCGTTCGATGGATGAGATCGGCGAGCGCGTGGCCGCGATGATCGCCGGCACGAAGGACGGCGAACCAGTCAAGTTCGGCGACTTCATCGACCTGTGGCGTATCACCGATATGCTCGCCGATGCGGTCAAGCCGGCGCTCACCGAGACGGTGAACGGCTCGCCGGTGTATGTGCATGGCGGCCCGTTCGCCAACGTGTCGATCGGCATCCCGACGCTGGTCTCCGTGGAGCTGGCGTGCGCCCTGCACGATGTGGTCATCGTCGAGGCCGGTTACGGCACCGACGCCGGAGCGCAGAAGTGGCTCGACATCGCCTGCCGCGAGTATGGCGCGCAGTGGCCGTCCGCGGCGGTCGTCGTGACCCGCGCCTCGACGTGGCGTGATGACCCGGAGCTGGCGTGGCGCTACCCGTTCCACGTGGATCGCTTGGAGAAGCTCGACATTCCGGCGTTCCCGCTGGTGAACCTGTGGGACGGCGAGGACGATCAGATTCCCGAACTGCGCGAGACCGCGGCCCGTCTGGAGCTGCGCGACCCCATCATCGGCAACCTGTATCGCGACGGCGGCGAGGGCCTGAGCGACCAGATCGACGCATTCGTCGATGTGCTGTCCAACGCGTCGATGCCGTCCAAGCACGACAGCCACAAGGGCATGGCCCTGCTGGAGAACGTGAAGTGGGTGGCCGAGAACGCCTACGGCGTGCCGGCCAGCCGTGTGCTGCTCAAGGACGGTTTCCTGGATTCCCTGGGTGCTGCGGATGATCTGTGCAAGGCCGCCGGCATGTCGCTGGACGATCTGGCGCTGGTCGCCGTCAAGTCCCCGGCCACGATGACCGACAACGACCGCGCTCCGGAAGACGAGCGTACGGTCACCCTGAAGAAGGTCGAAGTGCACGCAGGCGCCGGGCTGGTTCACGTGAACCTCACCACGTCCCTGACCACCCCGATGCCCAAGATCGTCTGA
- a CDS encoding GtrA family protein, which produces MKFGIVGVVAFIIDWGLMNILLMTHMHNVLATSISFFVSLIFNYLASMKFVFKHRPDMARWMEIAIFFVAALIGWFMNEAIVWTSTSWMPHDSMYSMHTKYVLWTNVGKLVATVVVMIWNFVIRKWLLDDTHTNAMNRLRKSENRLSQEELEAKWENSFSHRLGLWSLAHTPEGWPK; this is translated from the coding sequence ATGAAGTTCGGTATTGTCGGTGTGGTCGCGTTCATCATCGACTGGGGTCTGATGAACATTCTGCTGATGACGCATATGCATAACGTGCTGGCCACGTCAATCTCGTTCTTCGTCTCGCTGATATTCAATTACTTGGCGAGCATGAAATTCGTGTTCAAGCACCGGCCGGACATGGCGCGCTGGATGGAGATCGCGATTTTCTTCGTGGCGGCGCTTATCGGCTGGTTCATGAACGAGGCGATCGTGTGGACCAGCACGTCGTGGATGCCGCATGATTCCATGTATTCCATGCACACGAAGTACGTGCTGTGGACGAATGTCGGCAAGCTGGTAGCCACGGTAGTGGTGATGATCTGGAACTTCGTGATCCGCAAGTGGCTGCTTGACGATACGCATACCAATGCGATGAACCGTTTGAGGAAGTCCGAGAACCGTTTGAGTCAGGAAGAGCTCGAAGCGAAGTGGGAGAACAGCTTCTCGCATCGGCTTGGCCTGTGGTCGCTCGCGCATACGCCGGAGGGCTGGCCGAAGTAG
- a CDS encoding phenylpyruvate tautomerase MIF-related protein codes for MPVIHTHVSVKTTPEQREALKAAYGKAITAVPGKSEGWLMCPFEDDMPIYFGGSDDAPAAYVEVNVFGRSVPGSAWEKLTKSIMAALNSELGIPEDRTYIRYTATTDWGWNGGNF; via the coding sequence ATGCCCGTTATCCACACTCACGTATCCGTCAAGACCACTCCCGAGCAGCGCGAAGCGCTGAAGGCCGCCTACGGCAAGGCGATCACGGCCGTCCCCGGCAAGTCCGAGGGCTGGCTGATGTGCCCATTCGAGGATGATATGCCGATCTACTTCGGCGGCAGCGACGATGCCCCGGCCGCATACGTCGAGGTCAATGTGTTCGGCCGTTCCGTGCCCGGTTCTGCGTGGGAGAAGCTGACCAAGTCGATCATGGCCGCGCTCAACAGCGAGCTCGGCATCCCCGAGGACCGCACCTACATCCGCTACACCGCCACCACCGACTGGGGCTGGAACGGCGGTAACTTCTGA
- a CDS encoding C69 family dipeptidase: protein MACTTILVGKDASYDGSTIIARNEDSANGEFNPKRFVVVKPDEQPREYRSVISHLTIDLPDDPLQYTAVPNADLKEGIWGEAGVNEANVAMSATETLTTNERVLGADPFVEYRAARGREGDSDYEPAVPGGIGEEDFLTIVLPYVTTAREGVQRLGDLLKEYGTYEMNGVAFSDADEIWWMETVGGHHWIAKRVPDEAYVTMPNQLGIDEFDLDDALGEQENHMCSEDLVEFIERNHLDLAVESTSPFNPRDAFGSHSDSDHVYNTPRAWVMQRFLNPYDEMWDGPEADHRPDSDDIPWARQPERKVTIEDVKYVLSSHYQGTPFDPYGHLGDEHTRHMYRPIGINRQSQLAVMQIRPYRPQSDRAIQWIAYGSNPFNTLVPFYPNVNETPKYLEDTTTRVTSENFYWENRIIAALCDAAFAETSNAIERYQEKTGAMGHRLIAATDEQVARLGGADEAAAALADAELEAANADGDVEPMDPEDIIDATRNDEVRDILAAANQTMADQLKTETDQLLDTVLYTVSMKMKNGFNRSDN, encoded by the coding sequence ATGGCATGCACCACGATTCTGGTCGGCAAGGACGCCAGCTATGACGGTTCGACCATCATCGCCCGCAACGAGGATTCCGCCAACGGCGAATTCAACCCGAAGCGGTTCGTCGTCGTCAAGCCCGATGAACAGCCGCGCGAATACCGCAGCGTCATCAGCCACCTGACCATTGACCTGCCCGACGATCCGCTGCAGTACACCGCAGTGCCGAACGCCGACCTGAAGGAAGGCATCTGGGGCGAGGCCGGCGTCAACGAGGCGAACGTGGCCATGAGCGCCACCGAAACGCTGACCACCAACGAGCGCGTGCTCGGCGCCGACCCGTTTGTGGAATACCGGGCGGCACGCGGGCGGGAAGGTGACTCGGATTACGAGCCGGCCGTGCCCGGCGGCATCGGCGAGGAGGACTTCCTGACCATCGTGCTGCCGTACGTCACCACCGCGCGTGAGGGCGTGCAGCGGCTTGGCGACCTTCTTAAGGAATACGGCACCTATGAGATGAACGGTGTCGCGTTCTCGGACGCCGACGAGATTTGGTGGATGGAAACCGTCGGTGGCCATCACTGGATCGCCAAGCGCGTGCCCGACGAAGCGTATGTGACGATGCCGAACCAGCTCGGCATCGACGAATTCGACCTCGATGACGCCCTCGGTGAGCAGGAGAACCACATGTGCTCCGAGGATCTGGTCGAATTCATCGAGCGCAATCACCTTGATCTGGCCGTCGAATCGACGTCGCCGTTCAACCCGCGTGATGCCTTCGGCTCGCACTCCGACTCTGATCACGTGTACAACACGCCGCGCGCATGGGTCATGCAGCGGTTCCTCAACCCGTACGACGAGATGTGGGACGGCCCCGAGGCCGACCACCGCCCGGACAGCGATGACATCCCGTGGGCCCGTCAGCCCGAGCGCAAGGTGACGATCGAGGACGTAAAGTACGTGCTCAGCTCGCACTATCAGGGCACGCCGTTCGACCCGTACGGCCACCTCGGCGACGAGCACACACGCCACATGTACCGCCCGATCGGCATCAACCGCCAGAGCCAGCTGGCCGTCATGCAGATTCGCCCGTACCGTCCGCAGTCGGACCGCGCGATCCAGTGGATCGCCTACGGCTCCAACCCGTTCAACACGCTGGTGCCGTTCTACCCGAACGTCAACGAAACGCCGAAGTATCTGGAAGACACGACCACGCGCGTGACTTCCGAGAACTTCTACTGGGAGAACCGCATCATCGCCGCGCTGTGCGACGCGGCGTTCGCGGAGACCTCCAACGCCATCGAGCGCTATCAGGAGAAGACCGGCGCGATGGGCCACCGTTTGATCGCCGCCACCGACGAGCAGGTCGCGCGTCTGGGCGGTGCCGACGAGGCCGCGGCCGCCTTGGCCGACGCGGAGTTGGAGGCGGCGAACGCGGACGGCGACGTCGAGCCGATGGATCCCGAGGACATCATCGACGCGACCCGTAACGACGAGGTGCGCGACATCCTCGCCGCCGCCAACCAGACCATGGCCGACCAGCTCAAGACCGAGACCGACCAGCTGCTCGACACCGTGCTCTACACCGTGAGCATGAAGATGAAGAACGGTTTCAACCGCTCCGACAACTGA